One genomic window of Devosia salina includes the following:
- the cysW gene encoding sulfate ABC transporter permease subunit CysW, with protein sequence MKHRSPAEIALIALAIILAIVVLVIPLALIFSFALREGIDVYFANIVEPNTLHAIWLTIITALIVVPVNIVVGTALAWLVTRFRFRGRQLLMSIIELPASMSPIVAGVVYLFLYGGQGLLGPFLQANAIQVMFTPLAIVLVSLFVTAPFAARELIPLMSQQGTEDEEAALSLGANGWQMFWHVTLPNISWAMVYGAVLTNARVMGEFGAVSVVSGAIRGQTNTLPLQINLLFNDFNVTGAFAAASTLTLIAVLTLILKSALEARRHG encoded by the coding sequence ATGAAGCACCGCTCCCCTGCCGAAATCGCCCTCATCGCGCTCGCCATCATCCTGGCGATCGTCGTCCTCGTCATCCCGCTGGCGCTGATCTTCTCCTTCGCCCTGCGTGAAGGTATCGACGTCTATTTCGCCAACATTGTCGAGCCGAACACGCTCCACGCCATCTGGCTCACCATCATCACCGCCCTCATCGTCGTACCGGTCAACATCGTGGTCGGCACGGCCCTGGCCTGGCTGGTCACGCGCTTCCGCTTCCGCGGCCGGCAATTGCTGATGTCCATCATCGAACTGCCCGCCTCCATGAGCCCCATCGTCGCCGGCGTGGTCTATCTGTTCCTCTATGGCGGCCAGGGCCTGCTCGGCCCCTTCCTCCAGGCCAATGCAATCCAGGTGATGTTCACCCCGCTGGCCATCGTCCTGGTCAGCCTCTTCGTCACGGCGCCATTCGCGGCCCGCGAACTCATCCCGCTGATGAGCCAGCAGGGCACCGAGGACGAGGAGGCCGCGCTCTCCCTTGGCGCCAATGGCTGGCAGATGTTCTGGCACGTCACCCTGCCCAATATCTCCTGGGCCATGGTCTATGGCGCGGTGCTGACCAATGCCCGAGTCATGGGCGAATTCGGTGCCGTCTCGGTGGTTTCGGGCGCCATTCGCGGCCAGACCAACACCCTGCCCCTGCAGATCAACCTGCTCTTCAACGACTTCAACGTCACCGGCGCCTTCGCCGCCGCCTCCACCCTGACGCTCATCGCCGTTCTGACTCTGATCCTCAAATCCGCCCTGGAAGCGCGCCGGCACGGCTGA
- a CDS encoding phosphotriesterase family protein: protein MARLITTLGAFERHQLGLILPHEHVFVDLRTPDQPGYAEADPDDVVRLMAPQIEAIKAQGVTALVECSTGGVGLRVDIDLAVSRATGFPIVVPTGNYREPWIPDWVARASEAELESWMLGHLTRGVDDTGVVAAWIKVSAGDDGITPLETRILRAAARASAQTGALIGSHTIRGRVVMDQLDIIEAEGGSANRFLSIHSQAEKDFGLNRAVAERGAWIEYDHVGRDPDEEVLPLVMKALEAGLGNQLLLSHDLGWYDPAKPGGGTPRPYTHLVNWLLPALAEAGVSAEMITRLTHDNPFDAFAR, encoded by the coding sequence ATGGCACGTCTGATCACCACGCTAGGCGCATTCGAGCGCCATCAACTGGGGCTGATCCTGCCGCATGAGCATGTGTTCGTGGATCTCAGGACCCCCGACCAGCCGGGCTATGCCGAGGCCGACCCGGATGATGTGGTGCGGTTGATGGCCCCGCAGATCGAGGCCATCAAGGCGCAGGGCGTGACGGCGCTGGTGGAATGTTCCACCGGTGGGGTGGGGCTCAGGGTCGATATCGACCTTGCCGTCTCGCGCGCCACAGGCTTTCCGATCGTGGTGCCCACCGGCAATTATCGCGAGCCCTGGATACCCGATTGGGTGGCGCGGGCCAGCGAGGCGGAGCTGGAAAGCTGGATGCTGGGACATCTCACCAGGGGTGTCGATGATACCGGGGTCGTTGCCGCCTGGATCAAGGTCAGTGCCGGCGATGACGGCATCACGCCCCTCGAGACGCGCATCCTGCGCGCGGCGGCCCGCGCTTCAGCGCAGACGGGGGCACTAATCGGCTCGCACACGATCAGGGGCCGGGTGGTCATGGACCAGCTCGACATCATCGAGGCCGAGGGCGGATCGGCAAACCGGTTCCTGTCGATCCATAGCCAGGCCGAGAAGGACTTCGGCCTCAACCGCGCGGTCGCCGAGCGCGGCGCCTGGATCGAGTATGACCATGTCGGCCGGGACCCGGACGAAGAGGTGCTGCCGCTGGTGATGAAGGCGCTGGAAGCGGGGCTCGGGAACCAGCTGCTGCTCAGCCACGACCTTGGCTGGTATGACCCCGCCAAGCCGGGGGGCGGCACGCCGCGGCCCTATACGCATCTGGTAAACTGGCTGCTGCCGGCGCTGGCAGAGGCGGGGGTGAGCGCGGAGATGATCACGCGATTGACGCACGACAACCCGTTCGACGCGTTTGCGCGCTAG
- the cysT gene encoding sulfate ABC transporter permease subunit CysT, with protein MPSSRSKHLLPGFGLTMGISLFYVTLVILLPIAAMLLKLAGMGLPEFWRIISSRRALAAYQITFSSAFYATLINGTVGLLLAWVLTRYRFPGRRILDALVDLPFALPTAVAGLVLVTLFADTGWYGQFLEPNGLKINYTQAGIVLAMAFTSIPFVVRAVQPVLEEVDESLESAAETLGANRWQIFTRIIWPTIMPAFIGGCVLSFARSLGEFGAVVFIAGNLPGLTEIVSLLIFIRLDEYNYEAAAALAFVLLVVAFLTLAATNALAAWQTRYVERSA; from the coding sequence ATGCCCTCATCCCGCAGCAAACACCTGCTCCCCGGCTTCGGCCTGACCATGGGCATCTCGCTCTTTTACGTCACCCTGGTCATCCTCCTGCCCATTGCCGCCATGCTGCTCAAGCTGGCCGGCATGGGCCTGCCCGAATTCTGGCGCATCATCTCCTCGCGCCGCGCCCTCGCCGCCTATCAGATCACCTTCTCATCGGCCTTCTACGCCACGCTCATCAACGGCACTGTCGGCCTGCTGCTGGCCTGGGTCCTGACACGCTACCGCTTCCCCGGCCGCCGCATTCTCGACGCCCTTGTCGACCTGCCCTTTGCCCTGCCCACGGCCGTTGCCGGCCTGGTGCTGGTGACGCTCTTTGCCGACACCGGCTGGTATGGCCAGTTTCTCGAACCCAATGGCCTCAAGATCAACTACACCCAGGCCGGCATCGTCCTTGCCATGGCCTTCACCTCCATTCCCTTCGTCGTCCGGGCCGTGCAGCCCGTGCTTGAGGAAGTCGATGAGAGCCTGGAATCGGCAGCCGAAACCCTCGGTGCCAATCGCTGGCAGATCTTCACCCGCATCATCTGGCCCACCATCATGCCCGCCTTCATCGGCGGCTGCGTGCTCTCCTTCGCCCGCTCGCTGGGCGAGTTCGGCGCCGTGGTCTTCATCGCCGGCAACCTGCCCGGCCTCACCGAAATCGTCTCGCTGTTGATCTTCATCCGGCTCGATGAATACAATTACGAGGCCGCCGCCGCCCTCGCCTTCGTGCTGCTCGTCGTCGCCTTCCTCACCCTTGCCGCCACCAATGCCCTCGCCGCCTGGCAGACGCGCTATGTCGAGAGGAGCGCGTGA
- the rimO gene encoding 30S ribosomal protein S12 methylthiotransferase RimO, whose product MTQAPKIGLVSLGCPKALVDSERIMTTLRAQGYSFSRDYAGADVVLVNTCGFLDSAKQESLEAIGEALNENGRVIVTGCLGVEEGLIRETHPSVLAITGPHQYESVVSAVHEHLPPVPNKFVDLVPESGLKLTPRHYAYLKISEGCNNRCSFCIIPQIRGDLASRPAAGILSEAEGLIRSGVKELLVISQDTSAYGLDIKYATSKYRGREVKAKFYDLAKELGELGAWVRLHYVYPYPHVDPVMELMAEGLVLPYLDIPFQHASPNVLKAMRRPAHQEKTLNRILDWKRQVPDLTVRSNFIVGFPGETDEDFEMLLDFIEEAEIDRAGCFKYEPVTGATANELDGVVPDEVKEERFAQLMEVAQNVSFHQLQKKVGRTIDVIVDDVRPEENRVIARSKWDAPEIDGQVIVDKADGIKIGDIVSVVVTDNDEYDLFAEPAKG is encoded by the coding sequence ATGACCCAGGCGCCCAAAATCGGTCTCGTCAGCCTCGGCTGTCCCAAGGCCCTCGTCGATAGCGAACGCATCATGACCACCCTGCGCGCCCAGGGCTATTCGTTCTCGCGCGACTATGCCGGCGCCGATGTCGTGCTCGTCAATACCTGTGGTTTTCTCGACAGCGCCAAGCAGGAAAGCCTTGAGGCGATTGGCGAAGCGCTCAACGAGAATGGTCGCGTCATTGTTACCGGTTGCCTCGGCGTCGAGGAAGGACTGATCCGCGAGACCCATCCGAGCGTCCTCGCCATTACCGGCCCGCATCAATATGAAAGCGTGGTCTCGGCCGTGCATGAGCACCTGCCGCCCGTGCCCAACAAATTCGTGGACCTGGTCCCCGAAAGCGGCCTGAAGCTCACCCCGCGCCACTACGCCTATTTGAAGATTTCCGAAGGCTGCAATAATCGCTGCTCCTTCTGCATCATCCCCCAGATCCGCGGCGACCTCGCCTCGCGCCCGGCCGCCGGCATTCTCTCGGAAGCCGAGGGCCTCATCCGCTCCGGCGTCAAGGAACTGCTGGTCATCTCCCAGGACACCAGCGCCTACGGCCTCGACATCAAATATGCGACGTCGAAATATCGCGGCCGCGAGGTCAAGGCCAAGTTCTATGACCTCGCCAAGGAACTGGGTGAGCTGGGCGCCTGGGTGCGCCTGCACTATGTCTATCCCTATCCCCATGTCGATCCGGTCATGGAACTGATGGCCGAAGGCCTCGTCCTGCCCTATCTCGACATTCCCTTCCAGCACGCGTCGCCGAACGTGCTGAAAGCCATGCGCCGCCCGGCGCACCAGGAAAAGACCCTCAATCGCATCCTCGACTGGAAGCGCCAGGTCCCGGATTTGACAGTACGTTCCAACTTCATCGTCGGCTTCCCCGGCGAGACCGACGAAGATTTCGAAATGCTGCTCGACTTCATCGAGGAAGCCGAAATCGATCGCGCCGGCTGCTTCAAATACGAGCCCGTTACCGGCGCCACCGCCAATGAGCTCGACGGCGTCGTGCCGGACGAAGTCAAGGAAGAGCGCTTCGCCCAGTTGATGGAAGTGGCGCAGAACGTCTCCTTCCACCAGCTGCAGAAGAAGGTCGGCCGCACCATCGACGTCATCGTCGACGACGTCCGCCCGGAGGAAAACCGCGTCATCGCCCGTTCCAAATGGGACGCGCCCGAGATCGACGGCCAGGTCATTGTCGACAAGGCCGACGGCATCAAGATCGGCGACATTGTTTCGGTCGTGGTCACCGACAACGACGAATACGATCTCTTCGCCGAGCCCGCGAAGGGCTGA
- the folP gene encoding dihydropteroate synthase, which yields MHATHTISLRHRPPLVLGRRALVMGILNVTPDSFSDGGSHDAVDAALAHARLMLAEGADIIDIGGESTRPGAEPVGVQEELDRVMPVIDAIRAAGIAALISIDTMKPLVAHQALEAGADIVNDVNGLQGAPEMAEIAAVMGAPVIAMHWDRDWTSDTDPMPAMQSYFQATLDIATRAGIDRQNLILDPGFGFTKTLNQNYSILRQLADLTQAFPDNGLLVGTSRKSMIGKLLDNQPSERLAGTIATTVQGYERGGHIFRVHDVAPNRDALRVAEATLYAPPENR from the coding sequence ATGCACGCCACCCACACCATTTCCCTGCGCCATCGCCCCCCGCTGGTCCTCGGCCGGCGCGCTCTGGTCATGGGCATCCTCAATGTCACGCCTGACAGCTTTTCCGATGGTGGCAGCCATGATGCCGTGGATGCGGCCCTCGCCCATGCCCGGCTGATGCTGGCCGAGGGCGCCGACATCATCGATATTGGCGGGGAAAGTACCCGGCCCGGCGCCGAACCTGTCGGCGTGCAGGAGGAACTCGACCGCGTCATGCCGGTCATCGACGCCATCCGCGCCGCCGGCATCGCCGCCCTCATCTCCATCGACACCATGAAGCCGCTGGTTGCCCACCAGGCGCTGGAGGCCGGCGCCGACATCGTCAATGACGTCAATGGCCTGCAGGGCGCGCCGGAAATGGCCGAGATTGCCGCCGTCATGGGCGCGCCCGTCATCGCCATGCACTGGGATCGCGACTGGACTTCCGACACCGATCCAATGCCTGCCATGCAATCCTACTTCCAGGCGACGCTCGACATCGCCACCAGGGCCGGCATCGACCGGCAAAACCTCATCCTCGACCCCGGCTTCGGCTTCACCAAAACCCTGAATCAGAATTACAGCATTCTCCGGCAACTGGCTGATCTGACTCAGGCTTTTCCCGACAACGGACTGCTGGTCGGCACCTCGCGCAAATCCATGATCGGCAAGCTGCTCGACAACCAACCGTCCGAGCGTCTGGCCGGCACCATCGCCACCACCGTCCAGGGCTATGAGCGCGGCGGCCACATCTTCCGCGTCCACGACGTCGCCCCAAACCGCGACGCCCTTCGCGTGGCGGAAGCAACGCTATATGCTCCCCCCGAAAACCGCTGA
- a CDS encoding sulfate ABC transporter substrate-binding protein, which translates to MNKLLLTVAAALVIGATPALAQPADILNASYDIARELFDEENAAFIPAYEAANGVTVAVNQSHAGTSTQARAILEGLPADVVTFNQVTDIEKLVEGGFVSDDWQSEFANSASPFYSLPAFLVRAGNPKNIADWGDLARDDVSVIFPNPKTSGNARYTYLAARAWANEAFGGDQDKVAEYLTKVFLNVPVFETGGRGATTAFAERGLGDVLITFEAEVLSAVDLLGADKYQAVVPSVSLLAEFPVAIVDKVVDARGSRDLAKAYLDFLYSDDGQRIAAGRNHRVNNETVAAEFADRFPEVRLVNVDEAFGGWAKVSEEHFAEGGLLDQVFVNQ; encoded by the coding sequence ATGAACAAGCTTCTTCTCACCGTCGCTGCAGCCCTCGTCATCGGCGCCACGCCGGCCCTGGCGCAGCCCGCCGATATCCTCAACGCCTCCTATGACATTGCCCGCGAACTCTTCGACGAAGAGAACGCCGCCTTCATTCCCGCCTATGAGGCTGCCAACGGCGTGACCGTCGCCGTCAACCAGTCCCACGCCGGCACCTCGACCCAGGCCCGCGCCATTCTCGAAGGCCTGCCGGCCGATGTGGTCACCTTCAACCAGGTCACCGATATCGAAAAGCTCGTCGAAGGCGGCTTTGTCTCTGACGACTGGCAGAGCGAATTCGCCAACAGCGCCTCGCCCTTCTATTCCCTTCCCGCCTTCCTCGTCCGCGCCGGCAATCCCAAGAACATTGCCGACTGGGGCGACCTCGCCCGCGACGACGTCTCGGTGATCTTCCCCAACCCCAAGACCTCGGGCAATGCGCGCTACACCTATCTCGCCGCCCGCGCCTGGGCGAACGAGGCGTTTGGTGGCGATCAGGACAAGGTCGCCGAATATCTCACCAAGGTCTTCCTCAACGTGCCCGTCTTCGAGACCGGCGGCCGTGGCGCCACCACTGCCTTTGCCGAGCGCGGCCTGGGCGACGTGCTCATCACCTTCGAAGCCGAAGTGCTGAGCGCTGTCGATCTGCTCGGCGCCGACAAGTATCAGGCCGTGGTGCCCTCCGTGAGCCTCCTGGCCGAGTTTCCCGTCGCCATCGTCGACAAGGTCGTTGACGCCCGCGGCAGCCGCGACCTCGCCAAGGCCTATCTCGATTTCCTCTATTCTGACGACGGCCAGCGCATCGCCGCCGGCCGCAATCACCGCGTCAACAACGAGACCGTCGCCGCCGAATTCGCTGACCGTTTCCCCGAGGTGCGCCTGGTCAATGTCGATGAGGCCTTTGGCGGCTGGGCCAAGGTTTCCGAAGAGCACTTCGCCGAAGGCGGCCTGCTCGACCAGGTTTTTGTCAACCAGTGA
- the folB gene encoding dihydroneopterin aldolase translates to MTTPFTGDRIILNDLGFYGYHGLFNEEARLGQRFFVDLQCGVDLSAPGNTDEIGHTVSYADVYDVVKATFEGKRTKLIEALAQNIATALFDAFDDIGWIIIRIRKPEAPIAMVRGEAAIELHRVRPA, encoded by the coding sequence ATGACCACACCCTTCACCGGCGACCGCATCATTCTCAACGATCTGGGGTTCTACGGCTATCACGGTCTCTTCAACGAGGAAGCCAGGCTCGGCCAGCGCTTCTTTGTCGATCTGCAATGCGGCGTCGACCTCTCAGCGCCCGGCAATACCGACGAGATCGGCCACACCGTCTCCTATGCCGACGTCTATGACGTGGTCAAAGCCACCTTCGAGGGCAAGCGCACCAAGCTGATCGAGGCGCTGGCCCAGAATATTGCGACGGCCCTGTTTGACGCCTTCGACGATATCGGCTGGATCATCATCCGCATTCGCAAGCCCGAAGCCCCCATCGCCATGGTCCGTGGCGAGGCGGCCATCGAGCTCCATCGCGTGCGGCCGGCCTGA
- a CDS encoding SLC13 family permease, with amino-acid sequence MTTPQVLAFLIIAGMMVAFILGRWRYDLVAVCALLAALLVGIVPAERAFSGFSNDIVIIVGSALVVSAAVARSGIMELAIRRYLPRLSSPRMQLIVLVTIVTVLSAFVKNIGALAIMMPIAFQMARRSSVSPSMFLMPMAFGSLLGGLMTQIGTSPNIIVSGVRQELTGTAFTMFDFTPVGAILAAVGVVFLAFFYWLLPERRREESGMDKAIEIKNYTTEAHVLPDSTAIGKTVGELQSAADGAAMVTGIVSASGRRRTPLPDATLRAGDILLIEGDPEALDKMVSQTGLSFAERRGAASRDSGNIGVIEAIIGESSGLIGASAQELTLFDRTGLNLLAISRRDQRFTKRLGEIRFQNGDVILLQGHLKRIPELLREWDCLPLVERGLRLGQIRNGLLPLGILLAAMAATALGLVPVAPAFFAAAAVMILTGALPLREVYNQVDGPILVMLACLIPVSESLQATGGTDVVAAWLTATAVTLPGWGALALIMVAAMAVTPFLNNAATVLVMAPIAAAFATGLGYQPEAFLMAVAIGAGCDFLTPIGHQCNTLVMAPGGYRFGDYWRLGLPLSFLVVLVGVPALMLVWPF; translated from the coding sequence ATGACGACCCCGCAAGTGCTCGCATTTCTGATCATTGCGGGCATGATGGTCGCCTTCATCCTGGGGCGCTGGCGCTACGATCTGGTCGCCGTGTGCGCCCTTCTCGCGGCCCTCCTGGTGGGGATCGTGCCGGCAGAGCGCGCCTTTTCCGGCTTCTCAAATGACATCGTCATCATCGTGGGCAGTGCGCTGGTCGTCAGCGCCGCGGTGGCGCGTTCGGGCATCATGGAGCTGGCTATTCGCCGCTATCTGCCGCGCCTCTCCAGCCCCCGCATGCAGCTCATCGTGCTGGTGACCATCGTCACCGTGCTCTCGGCCTTCGTCAAGAATATCGGCGCCCTGGCCATCATGATGCCGATCGCCTTCCAGATGGCGCGGCGTTCCAGCGTGTCGCCCTCCATGTTCCTGATGCCCATGGCCTTCGGCTCGCTCCTGGGCGGGCTGATGACGCAGATCGGCACCTCGCCCAACATCATCGTCTCCGGTGTGCGCCAGGAATTGACCGGCACCGCCTTCACCATGTTCGACTTCACTCCGGTGGGCGCCATCCTGGCCGCGGTCGGCGTGGTCTTCCTTGCCTTTTTCTACTGGCTGCTCCCCGAGCGCCGCCGCGAGGAGAGCGGCATGGACAAGGCCATCGAGATCAAGAACTACACCACCGAAGCCCATGTGCTCCCCGACAGCACTGCCATCGGCAAGACGGTGGGCGAATTGCAGTCGGCCGCCGATGGCGCCGCCATGGTCACCGGCATTGTCAGCGCCTCGGGCCGTCGCCGCACCCCCCTGCCCGACGCGACCCTGCGCGCCGGTGACATCCTCCTGATCGAGGGCGATCCCGAAGCGCTCGACAAGATGGTCAGCCAGACCGGCCTGTCCTTTGCCGAGCGGCGCGGCGCGGCCTCGCGCGACAGCGGCAATATCGGGGTCATCGAAGCCATTATCGGGGAAAGCTCGGGGCTGATCGGCGCCAGCGCCCAGGAGCTGACCCTGTTCGATCGCACCGGGCTCAACCTCCTCGCCATTTCTCGCCGCGACCAGCGTTTCACCAAGCGCCTCGGCGAAATCCGCTTCCAGAACGGCGACGTCATCCTGCTGCAGGGGCATCTCAAGCGCATCCCCGAACTGCTACGCGAGTGGGACTGCCTGCCCCTGGTCGAGCGTGGCCTGCGGCTGGGCCAGATTCGCAATGGCCTCCTGCCGCTTGGCATCCTCCTGGCCGCCATGGCAGCCACCGCACTGGGCCTGGTGCCGGTCGCACCGGCCTTTTTCGCGGCAGCGGCCGTCATGATTCTCACCGGCGCCCTGCCGCTCCGCGAGGTCTATAATCAGGTCGATGGCCCCATCCTGGTCATGCTGGCCTGCCTGATCCCGGTGTCCGAAAGCCTGCAGGCCACTGGCGGCACCGATGTGGTGGCCGCCTGGCTTACCGCCACCGCCGTCACCCTGCCCGGCTGGGGCGCCCTGGCCCTGATCATGGTCGCCGCCATGGCCGTAACCCCCTTCCTCAACAATGCCGCCACCGTGCTGGTGATGGCGCCCATCGCCGCCGCCTTCGCCACTGGCCTCGGCTATCAGCCCGAGGCCTTCCTCATGGCCGTTGCCATCGGCGCCGGCTGCGACTTCCTCACCCCCATCGGCCACCAGTGCAACACGCTGGTCATGGCCCCGGGCGGCTATCGCTTCGGCGACTATTGGCGCCTCGGCCTGCCGCTCTCCTTCCTGGTGGTGCTGGTCGGCGTCCCCGCCCTGATGCTTGTCTGGCCCTTCTGA
- the folK gene encoding 2-amino-4-hydroxy-6-hydroxymethyldihydropteridine diphosphokinase, with protein sequence MASAWLSLGANIGDPAAQLADAIARLDAYPGIRVTAQSAVIRTKAWGKTDQPDFANMAATVETDLLPIDLLHACLDIERDMGRVRHEVWGPRLIDIDLVAYERLEMDTAKLTLPHRFAHERDFVLVPLREIAPEIADWIVRRAG encoded by the coding sequence ATGGCCAGTGCCTGGCTTTCGCTCGGCGCCAATATCGGCGACCCCGCAGCGCAGCTCGCCGACGCCATCGCCCGCCTTGATGCCTATCCCGGCATTCGCGTCACGGCTCAGTCGGCCGTCATCCGCACCAAGGCCTGGGGCAAGACCGATCAGCCCGATTTCGCCAATATGGCCGCCACGGTCGAAACCGATCTGTTGCCGATCGACCTGCTGCATGCCTGCCTCGATATCGAGCGCGACATGGGCCGGGTCCGCCATGAGGTCTGGGGCCCGCGCCTCATCGATATCGACCTCGTCGCCTATGAGCGCCTCGAGATGGACACGGCCAAGCTGACCCTGCCCCATCGCTTCGCCCACGAACGCGACTTCGTGCTTGTGCCACTGCGGGAGATCGCCCCCGAGATTGCGGACTGGATCGTCCGGCGCGCTGGCTAG
- a CDS encoding HAD family hydrolase → MKLVMFDMDGTLIDTQALIAEHMATTFAEAGLDVPSPAQVRRIIGLSLPKAMLQLLGSDDAGLAQTLAEAYRGHYRASLVAAEGREGLFPGAREALDLLRAQPETVMGIATGKGLNGVLRLTELHGIAGHFSTLQTPDHNPSKPHPGMMLRAMEEIGVAKHQTVIIGDTTFDMEMGKAAGTRAIGVTWGYHHSAELRDAGADILIDSYAELAAAIDSLLEN, encoded by the coding sequence GTGAAACTCGTCATGTTCGACATGGACGGCACGCTGATCGACACCCAGGCGTTGATTGCCGAACACATGGCGACCACTTTTGCCGAGGCGGGACTGGACGTGCCAAGCCCGGCGCAGGTACGGCGGATCATCGGACTGTCCCTGCCAAAGGCGATGCTGCAATTGCTCGGCTCGGACGATGCCGGGCTGGCGCAGACACTGGCCGAAGCCTATCGCGGGCACTATCGGGCCTCGCTGGTGGCCGCCGAAGGGCGCGAGGGGCTGTTTCCCGGTGCCCGCGAGGCGCTGGACCTGTTGCGGGCGCAGCCCGAGACGGTGATGGGCATTGCCACTGGCAAGGGGTTGAACGGCGTGCTGCGGCTGACGGAGCTGCATGGCATTGCCGGGCATTTCTCGACCCTGCAGACCCCCGACCATAACCCCTCCAAGCCGCATCCGGGCATGATGCTGCGGGCCATGGAAGAGATCGGCGTTGCGAAGCACCAGACCGTCATCATTGGCGACACCACATTCGACATGGAAATGGGCAAGGCGGCCGGCACGCGGGCCATCGGGGTCACTTGGGGCTACCACCACAGCGCGGAACTGCGTGACGCGGGCGCTGATATACTGATCGACAGCTATGCCGAGCTTGCGGCGGCCATCGACAGTCTTCTGGAGAATTGA
- a CDS encoding GlsB/YeaQ/YmgE family stress response membrane protein — MGFDGVGWLAAIIIGGVAGWLASMFMKSGTGMLMNIILGIVGAIIASLVFGLLGISFGGWIGYLIAGFIGACIIIAIGRAVAK, encoded by the coding sequence ATGGGTTTTGACGGGGTAGGTTGGCTCGCGGCCATCATCATCGGCGGTGTCGCCGGATGGCTGGCCAGCATGTTCATGAAGTCGGGCACCGGCATGCTGATGAACATCATTCTCGGCATTGTCGGGGCGATCATCGCCAGCCTGGTCTTCGGGCTTCTCGGCATCTCCTTCGGCGGCTGGATCGGCTATCTGATTGCCGGCTTCATCGGCGCCTGCATCATCATCGCCATTGGCCGTGCCGTCGCCAAATAG
- a CDS encoding ATP12 family chaperone protein yields the protein MRDQLEEAHRHRDDGYGRAQHLNQVELPKRFYGQVDVARSEDGYTVTLDGRGLRTPGKKIPVVLPALSLAQAMAEEWAAQVEFINPATMPMTRLINSAVESGEEMVPAFRAEIGKFAGNDLLLYRADSPQELVAEQERVWDGALVKLARKFDVAFQPTIGIIHQPQPATTLERLDAALEGQGLLSLTAMVSITGITGSGLLAIALLHQLLDADEVWTAAHVDEDHQIRLWGEDEEASERRAKRRVEFDVAVRVVDALR from the coding sequence ATGCGGGACCAGCTCGAAGAGGCGCACAGGCATCGGGACGATGGCTATGGCCGGGCGCAGCATCTGAACCAGGTCGAACTGCCCAAGCGGTTCTACGGCCAGGTGGATGTGGCGCGCAGCGAGGACGGCTATACGGTGACGCTTGACGGGCGCGGTCTGCGGACGCCGGGAAAGAAGATCCCCGTTGTGCTGCCGGCGCTCAGCCTGGCGCAGGCCATGGCGGAAGAATGGGCGGCGCAGGTTGAGTTCATCAATCCCGCAACCATGCCGATGACGCGGCTGATCAATTCGGCGGTGGAGAGCGGCGAGGAGATGGTGCCGGCCTTCCGCGCCGAGATCGGCAAGTTCGCCGGCAATGACCTGCTGCTCTATCGTGCCGATTCACCCCAGGAGCTGGTGGCCGAACAGGAACGCGTGTGGGACGGCGCGCTGGTCAAGCTGGCGCGAAAGTTCGACGTGGCCTTCCAGCCAACCATTGGCATCATCCATCAGCCCCAGCCCGCGACGACGCTCGAAAGGCTCGATGCGGCGCTTGAGGGGCAGGGGCTGCTCAGCCTGACGGCAATGGTGTCGATCACCGGCATTACCGGCTCGGGGCTATTGGCCATTGCGCTGCTGCATCAATTGCTGGACGCCGACGAGGTGTGGACCGCCGCGCATGTGGACGAAGACCACCAGATCCGGCTCTGGGGCGAAGACGAGGAAGCCTCGGAACGCCGGGCCAAGCGCCGGGTCGAGTTCGATGTTGCCGTCCGGGTGGTCGACGCCCTGCGCTAG
- a CDS encoding DoxX family protein: MTDRLSAYAPQALSVLRIIAALLFLAHGTQKLMGFPSAEFAPPMFSIFWFAGVIEIVTGILIGIGLFTRPAAFIASGTMAVAYWMVHAPGNFFPTNNGGDAAILFCFVFLFLVFAGPGVWSVEKK, translated from the coding sequence ATGACCGACCGTCTCTCCGCATACGCGCCGCAGGCCCTGTCCGTGCTGCGCATCATCGCCGCCCTGCTGTTCCTTGCCCATGGCACGCAGAAGCTGATGGGCTTTCCGTCGGCAGAATTCGCGCCGCCCATGTTCTCGATCTTCTGGTTTGCCGGCGTGATCGAAATCGTCACCGGCATCCTGATCGGGATTGGCCTGTTCACCCGCCCCGCCGCGTTCATTGCCTCGGGGACCATGGCCGTGGCCTATTGGATGGTGCACGCGCCGGGCAACTTCTTCCCCACCAACAATGGCGGCGACGCCGCGATCCTGTTCTGCTTTGTCTTCCTGTTCCTGGTCTTTGCCGGCCCGGGCGTGTGGAGCGTCGAGAAGAAGTAG